From a single Mus caroli chromosome X, CAROLI_EIJ_v1.1, whole genome shotgun sequence genomic region:
- the LOC110287313 gene encoding protein FAM136A, with the protein MAEVQQLRVQEAVDAMVKSVERENIRKMQGLMFRCSASCCEDTQASIQQVHQCIERCHAPLAQAQALVTRELERFQDRLARCTMHCNDKAKDSMDAGTKELQVKRQLDSCVTKCVDDHMHLIPTMTKKMKESLSSIGK; encoded by the coding sequence ATGGCGGAGGTGCAGCAACTCCGAGTGCAGGAGGCTGTGGACGCCATGGTGAAAAGTGTGGAGAGAGAAAACATCCGGAAGATGCAGGGCCTCATGTTCCGGTGCAGCGCCAGCTGCTGTGAAGACACCCAAGCATCTATACAGCAGGTGCACCAATGCATCGAGCGCTGCCATGCGCCTCTGGCTCAAGCCCAGGCTCTGGTCACCAGGGAGCTGGAAAGGTTCCAGGACCGCCTGGCCCGCTGCACCATGCATTGCAATGACAAAGCCAAAGACTCAATGGATGCAGGAACTAAGGAGCTTCAGGTGAAGCGACAGCTNGACAGCTGTGTGACCAAGTGTGTGGATGACCACATGCACCTCATCCCAACAATGACCAAGAAGATGAAGGAGTCTCTGTCATCCATCGGGAAATAA